Proteins encoded within one genomic window of Triticum aestivum cultivar Chinese Spring chromosome 2D, IWGSC CS RefSeq v2.1, whole genome shotgun sequence:
- the LOC123055332 gene encoding uncharacterized protein: MAPGHRGQVACLQTPLMREVDITSLHSAQTSTTPVRRGRRRRCVEVDVIFLPSNRSNDEHQSLSIVMRGNGKRKRKRCCPRDRQSIALLLFTMLHAGGHGRAPDHGYLPADGECGACSPLWYNALLRSASVETRCS; this comes from the exons ATGGCGCCGGGGCATCGAGGTCAGGTCGCCTGCCTCCAGACACCTCTGATGCGCGAGGTCGACATCACCTCCCTCCATTCGGCACAAACATCGACGACGCCTGTGCGTCGAGGTCGAAGGCGCCGGTGTGTCGAGGTCGACGTCATCTTCCTCCCCAGCAACAGATCCAACGACGAACACCAATCCTTGTCCATTGTGATGCGTGGCAACGGCAAGCGCAAGAGGAAGAGGTGCTGTCCAAGGGACCGCCAAAGCATCGCGCTCCTCCTCTTCACGATGCTTCACGCTGGCGGGCATGGGAGGGCTCCTGACCACGGCTACCTCCCCGCTGACGGCGAGTGCGGTGCCTGCTCCCCACTATGGTACAACGCGCTGCTTAGATCCGCGTCGGTGGAAACCCGATGCAG CTGA